A single genomic interval of Chryseobacterium paludis harbors:
- a CDS encoding KUP/HAK/KT family potassium transporter has protein sequence MTGQNSSDFHKKITLAGSLIAIGIVFGDIGTSPLYTLNAVFHHKIITEAIALGSLSCIFWTLVFQTTIKYVLITLQADNKGEGGIFSLYALVRRYSGKWLVFIAMAGGAFLMADGIITPPISVASAVEGVQAVIPGFNTVPVIIGILIVLFIFQQFGTDKIGKVFGPAMVIWFGFIGVLGAMALSDNWGVLKALNPYYAYQMLVNEPKGFWLLGSIFLCTTGAEALYSDMGHCGRNNIRISWVFIKIALILSYAGQTTWLLNHVGEEVGNLSPFYHIVPQSIFWLALGIATLATIIASQALISGCFTLINEAIRLNIWPKHLVLFPSNVKGQLYIPAINWFLMCGCVGMVLHFKESTKMEAAFGLSVTLTMLMSTLLINSYLRIKRVPLILNIIITGIFLTVEMSFLIANLQKVKDGGWITLIIGFSLFAIMYVWWRGKQIKSDIQSFEKLADYIPTLNKLSVDENIPKYATNLVYLTNSNSEKKIEKTIIDSILKFGLPKRADIYWFVHVNILDEPYAQKYSVDTIIKNDVYYVQFDLGFREEPRVGYYFKQVVNDMIEKEEIDIIDSLEQAYQQNKIGDFKFILMDSFLSYDNRIPFWKNFIMKAYYNLRYLSVKDHINFGLDKSHLEVEQYPLVVVPFIQNKLERKEV, from the coding sequence ATGACCGGACAGAATAGCTCAGATTTTCATAAGAAAATTACTCTTGCAGGATCATTAATAGCTATAGGTATTGTATTTGGAGACATTGGTACCTCACCATTATACACGCTAAATGCAGTTTTTCATCATAAAATTATTACTGAAGCCATTGCGCTTGGCAGCTTAAGCTGTATTTTTTGGACACTCGTTTTTCAAACTACAATAAAATATGTACTCATTACCCTGCAGGCTGATAATAAAGGCGAGGGCGGAATTTTCTCATTATATGCTTTGGTAAGAAGATATAGTGGCAAGTGGCTCGTTTTTATTGCAATGGCGGGAGGTGCTTTTTTAATGGCTGATGGGATTATTACCCCACCAATTTCAGTAGCTTCTGCAGTAGAGGGCGTTCAGGCTGTTATTCCGGGATTTAACACGGTTCCTGTGATCATAGGGATTTTAATTGTTTTATTTATTTTTCAACAATTTGGAACGGATAAAATAGGTAAAGTATTTGGTCCGGCAATGGTAATCTGGTTTGGATTTATCGGAGTTTTAGGGGCAATGGCATTAAGTGATAACTGGGGTGTTTTAAAGGCGTTAAATCCTTACTATGCCTATCAGATGCTGGTAAATGAACCGAAAGGGTTCTGGCTTTTGGGTAGTATCTTTCTATGTACTACAGGTGCTGAAGCATTATATAGCGACATGGGACATTGCGGAAGAAATAATATAAGAATAAGCTGGGTCTTTATAAAAATTGCTTTAATACTAAGTTATGCCGGACAAACAACGTGGTTACTCAATCATGTAGGTGAGGAAGTAGGAAACTTAAGTCCTTTTTATCATATTGTTCCACAATCTATTTTCTGGCTTGCTTTAGGAATTGCAACTTTAGCGACAATTATTGCTTCACAAGCCTTAATTAGTGGTTGCTTTACTTTGATCAACGAGGCAATCAGGTTAAATATCTGGCCTAAACATTTGGTGTTGTTTCCAAGTAATGTAAAAGGACAGTTATACATCCCTGCTATCAACTGGTTTCTGATGTGTGGATGTGTCGGTATGGTTTTACATTTCAAGGAAAGTACCAAAATGGAAGCCGCTTTTGGACTAAGTGTTACCCTTACAATGCTGATGAGTACTTTGCTGATCAATTCTTATTTAAGAATAAAAAGAGTTCCTTTAATTTTAAACATAATCATTACTGGGATCTTTTTAACAGTAGAAATGAGCTTCCTGATCGCCAATCTGCAAAAAGTAAAAGATGGTGGATGGATCACTTTAATAATAGGATTTTCACTATTTGCCATTATGTATGTTTGGTGGCGGGGAAAACAAATAAAATCGGATATTCAGTCTTTTGAAAAATTAGCAGACTATATTCCAACGCTTAACAAATTGAGTGTAGATGAAAATATACCGAAATATGCAACAAATCTCGTTTATCTTACTAACTCAAATTCTGAAAAGAAGATTGAAAAAACAATCATAGATTCAATATTAAAATTCGGACTGCCAAAACGAGCTGATATTTATTGGTTTGTACATGTAAATATCCTGGACGAACCTTATGCACAGAAATATTCTGTTGATACTATTATAAAAAATGATGTCTATTATGTACAGTTTGATTTAGGATTCCGTGAAGAACCAAGGGTTGGCTACTATTTTAAACAGGTCGTGAATGATATGATAGAAAAAGAGGAAATAGATATTATTGATTCCCTGGAGCAGGCTTATCAGCAAAATAAAATAGGTGATTTTAAATTTATTCTAATGGATAGTTTCCTTTCTTATGATAACAGGATACCGTTTTGGAAGAATTTCATTATGAAAGCTTATTACAATTTGCGTTATCTGTCTGTAAAAGATCATATTAATTTTGGATTGGATAAAAGTCATTTGGAAGTAGAGCAGTACCCTTTAGTTGTGGTTCCTTTTATTCAAAATAAATTAGAAAGAAAAGAAGTTTGA
- a CDS encoding pentapeptide repeat-containing protein, with product MLNTKIIGNKIVEARKKINISQAQLAQRLFISSQAVGKWERGESMPDITTFIRLAEILGVDLNYFSDNFQSAIPEETPIEPLAEKNEEPLSGKDEKKPSWNMSNGSWIDADFSGLNNLHDKFSSSDIQKCKFIGSDISGLILKGNNVDQCDFSDSNISGSKIQNSNLVNNIFKGCSLKETEFSKSYIKSCDFFGANLTGINFLKRNHVDRCDFSTSDMSSSHILGSSLANNQFIECSLKDAEFLESHTKGCDFSEADFSGVKFKSGAFINNTVEGAVWNRTSFIGIQIEDIVFDGRLEDCYFENSDFKRVTFQNSTLINTFFKNNNLKKIQFIDCHADRMTYEFLKNGKADMAGITLLTS from the coding sequence ATTCATAAGCTCACAGGCTGTTGGAAAATGGGAGCGTGGCGAATCAATGCCCGATATCACTACTTTTATCCGTCTTGCGGAAATTCTGGGTGTTGATCTTAATTATTTTTCAGATAATTTTCAGTCAGCAATCCCGGAGGAAACCCCGATTGAACCTTTAGCTGAAAAAAATGAAGAACCTTTATCCGGAAAAGATGAGAAAAAGCCCAGTTGGAATATGTCAAACGGAAGTTGGATAGATGCGGATTTTTCGGGGTTAAATAATCTTCATGACAAATTCAGTTCGTCCGATATACAGAAATGTAAGTTTATTGGGTCGGATATATCAGGTCTTATCCTAAAAGGGAATAATGTTGATCAATGTGATTTTTCAGATTCCAACATTAGCGGAAGCAAGATTCAGAACTCCAACTTAGTCAATAATATATTTAAAGGCTGCTCCCTGAAAGAAACTGAATTTTCAAAAAGCTACATCAAAAGCTGTGACTTCTTTGGCGCCAATCTTACTGGAATTAATTTTCTTAAAAGAAATCATGTTGACCGGTGCGACTTTTCAACATCTGATATGAGCAGCAGTCATATTCTGGGCTCCAGCCTTGCTAATAATCAGTTTATTGAGTGTTCACTGAAAGATGCTGAATTTTTAGAAAGCCATACCAAAGGTTGTGATTTTTCCGAAGCTGATTTCTCAGGCGTGAAATTTAAATCCGGGGCTTTCATCAATAATACCGTTGAAGGTGCAGTATGGAATAGGACCTCTTTTATTGGGATACAGATTGAAGATATTGTTTTCGATGGTAGACTGGAGGATTGTTATTTTGAAAATTCTGATTTTAAAAGGGTTACATTTCAGAATTCAACACTTATAAATACCTTTTTTAAAAATAATAATCTGAAAAAGATACAGTTTATTGACTGTCACGCAGATCGAATGACCTATGAATTCCTGAAAAATGGAAAAGCTGATATGGCCGGTATCACTTTGTTAACATCATAA
- a CDS encoding ABC transporter ATP-binding protein encodes MLQNEIAISVQGLKKSYKDISVLTGVDFEVKAGSIFALLGSNGAGKTTIVKILSTLIKQDSGNVTVNGFDVLLKPNNVRQSISLTGQFAAVDEVLTGRENVVMIARLRHLNDPHQVADDLLKRIGLSDAANRRASTYSGGMRRRLDIAMSLVGKSQLVFLDEPTSGLDPEARIEVWKIVKELAAGGTTIFLTTQYLDEAEQLADRIAILHGGKIIVSGTLTELKKQFPPARVEYIEKQPTLEEIFLAIIGKKNEN; translated from the coding sequence ATGTTACAGAATGAAATTGCCATTTCGGTACAAGGGCTGAAAAAATCCTATAAGGATATCTCTGTATTAACAGGAGTAGATTTTGAAGTCAAAGCAGGCAGTATTTTCGCCTTACTTGGCTCCAATGGTGCAGGCAAGACAACAATTGTCAAAATACTGAGTACGCTGATAAAACAAGACAGCGGAAACGTGACTGTAAACGGATTCGATGTTTTATTAAAACCCAATAATGTACGACAATCAATTAGTCTGACAGGACAGTTTGCAGCTGTAGATGAGGTTTTAACTGGACGGGAAAATGTAGTTATGATTGCAAGGCTGCGACATCTTAATGATCCACACCAGGTTGCTGATGATCTGCTTAAACGCATTGGTTTATCTGATGCTGCCAACCGGAGGGCATCAACCTACTCAGGAGGGATGCGCCGTAGACTTGATATCGCTATGAGCCTTGTTGGAAAATCGCAGCTTGTCTTCCTTGATGAACCTACTTCCGGATTAGATCCTGAGGCTCGTATTGAAGTATGGAAAATCGTTAAAGAGCTTGCTGCTGGTGGGACAACAATTTTTCTTACCACACAGTATTTGGATGAGGCTGAGCAGCTTGCAGATAGAATTGCCATCCTTCATGGAGGCAAAATCATTGTAAGTGGTACGCTAACGGAGCTTAAAAAACAGTTTCCGCCAGCAAGAGTAGAATATATTGAAAAACAGCCGACCCTGGAGGAAATATTTCTTGCAATCATCGGTAAAAAAAATGAAAACTAA
- a CDS encoding ABC transporter permease — protein MFWRSIRHVSRSMDTIVTVTIMPIALMLLFVYVLGGAIQTGTDNYVNYLLPGILLIAVANSIGYVSFRLFTDVQRGIFERFHSMPIARSAALWGHVLTSLVSNVISVVVVVLVALIIGFRSPAGILSWLAVAGILILFTLALTWVAAIAGLSAKSVDGAIAIAYPIHFLPLISSAFVPTESMPSVVRAFAENQPVTSIVEAIRALLSNQPVGNEIWVALAWCMGIMIVAYIFAMRVYKKRA, from the coding sequence ATGTTCTGGCGTTCTATCCGTCATGTTTCCCGAAGCATGGATACCATTGTCACCGTTACCATCATGCCGATCGCACTTATGCTATTGTTCGTATATGTGCTAGGTGGTGCCATTCAAACAGGTACGGATAACTATGTAAATTATCTTTTACCCGGTATACTTCTGATTGCTGTTGCAAACAGTATAGGCTATGTATCTTTCCGTCTGTTTACCGATGTACAACGGGGAATATTCGAGCGATTTCACTCTATGCCAATTGCACGTTCTGCTGCATTATGGGGTCATGTTCTGACTTCATTGGTATCCAATGTGATCTCAGTTGTTGTAGTGGTTCTAGTGGCCCTTATTATTGGTTTTCGTTCACCTGCAGGAATATTATCATGGCTCGCTGTGGCAGGGATACTTATTCTATTTACATTGGCCTTAACTTGGGTAGCCGCCATTGCAGGACTGTCTGCAAAATCTGTAGATGGAGCCATTGCAATTGCTTATCCAATCCATTTTCTGCCATTGATAAGCTCTGCATTTGTACCGACAGAATCAATGCCATCTGTAGTTCGTGCCTTTGCAGAAAATCAACCTGTAACTTCAATAGTTGAAGCTATCCGCGCATTACTTTCAAACCAACCTGTGGGTAATGAGATATGGGTTGCTCTTGCATGGTGTATGGGAATTATGATCGTGGCTTATATTTTTGCAATGAGGGTTTATAAAAAAAGAGCATAA